In Nonlabens agnitus, the DNA window CTATTTGATTCAAATTTGATCTTTTTTAGACTTGAATGTAAGATTTCTATGTGTTCAGTTGCTATCTTAACAAACCAGCTAAGGTCATCGATATCTTGATCATTAGAAGCTATATCTTTGATATATTCATGTAAACTCAGAGCTTTCAATCGCATATTTTCAATTTCATCTATCAATATATTTTTACCATTGATTTCATTATAAATACAAGTTTTAATCAAATTTCATCCATAGCGGATTTCGCCCTAATGTTAATTCTTTCTTTCTGCTTTTGATAATTTTCTTCGAGGTTTTTTTGATGATTTTCTCTCTGATTTAGGATGTTCTCATGGTTTTGTATCGATTGGTATCTGATATCGTAATTGTGGTTGAAGTCTCGTCTCATATAAGCAACATATTTTGACCTTGTTCTCATGTAAAATTGTTCGCAACTTTCTTCAGAAAAGGCATCACTGAGAAATTCAGATTTATCTAAGTCACAACGGCAACTAATATCATCGATACTATTAGAATATACTTTGTCCTTGATCAAACCGGATTGCGCTTCCTTTGACTTAATTTCAATTAAAATAGCTCCTTTTTTTATAATTGTTGGTTCTTTTTTTAAGATTGATTTTACTACTTGATACTCCTTACGAACCTTAAAGTCAAATTCACTTTTCCAGTTTTCTCTAGAATCACCATAGCAAAACACTTTATGTTCTTTACCTTGATACACGGAGTTTGGATTAAAGTCGTCGTTATATGCTGTATAATTTACCAAATCTACTTCCTGATTGATGAATTCAACTTCTTTATATTTTTGACTAAAGTCTTCGATTAAGCAACGGGCATCCTCTAAAACAATGCTTTTCAACCCACCATTTCCAAATTCAAAAGACATGGGAACTTTACAAAAACCCGTCAAATAGAAATATTTTTCTGCATTGGGACTTGGAACAAAAGCAATTTTTTCTTCCTTAATTAATAATTCAAGAACATCATTTAGTTCGTCATAAGTCATATCTTCATAAAAATCTAAAAATATATATACTTTAGATTGAATAAAAACTTCATCATTGTTCTCATTTTTGGCTTTCTGGTTTTTTTTGCAACTCGTTAGCATAAAAAGAAACAAGAAACCTAGAACAAAAAATCTTTTTGAAAATATCATTAATTAAATTTTTTCGCTAGGGAAATGTTAAAAAAGTTAAAACACTCATCTTCTACGCACTCTATCATATCAATCGATTTACTTAAGTCAGGAATCCTAGGAAAATAAAGTCGAAATGACCGGTGTTGTCCAGCAAAATCGCTTTCGGTTATATTTGGAGCAATAGCAATACCTTCTGCTTTCAAAAGACTATATTTTGCTTTACCCTCAGAATTTTTAATATACACATCAGAATTAATTCTGGACCAACCTCCATTTTCATATTCTATTGGACTTTTATAAAGTATATGCATCATAATGAAATCTGATGAGACGAAAATATCCAATATATGGATACTATTGGATGATCTATTACCGTAAGTAGGATTGACATATAAGCCATTTAGGCTATCGATTTTGAATGGTTGTGTGCAGGGATCACAGTCATAATTTAATAATTTTCCTACGGTATGATAATAGCCATCCTTAGGGACATGGGTATAAGCTAAATCCAAATTGACAGTTTCTAGATTTCCTTCTATATCTTTTCCTTGAAGTACTACTTGATATAAATTCTTATAATTGACATTTTTGTAATAAATGTTTTCAATCGTCAAGTATTGTTGATCCTCATTCTCACAACAAGCGCACCACACAATTACATGTGATTGAGTTTCCAAATATTCCTTTGCAGCTTTTGCTTGATCAAGCCTTATATATGCTAGCTGATCTGCGTGCGTAACTTGAACAAATAGAAATGCTACAATAAACAAAGTTGATTTGAGTAATAATTTGATCATTTTGAAAAAGAATTTAGTTGCAGAATTAATCAAATTTACATTAATTAACTCCTATGCCAAATAACCTCTTCCGTTTTCTTATTGATCGCGGCGAGTAGGCTTTCGGCGCTGTCCTCGACCTTTATCAGATCATTGTCGATGAGCCAGATAATGGCTTTGTCCTGGGCGCGGCCTCTTTTCATGGCTTCACGGTAGCCCATACCTTCTGGAGGGAACGTTACTAGTGAGTATTTTGAGGAGTATTGCGCTTTCGCGAAAGCGGACTCCAGCTTCATCTCTATGGCACGTTTTGTCTGGAAATTAGGATGCGAAACGCTGTCTCGCATCTCTACAAAGTTGTCCAAAGCAAGGTCTGCAATGGCATCTGTATCTGGTTTGCGCTCTACCGAGAATCGCTTCATGGCTTCTTCCCAGTCGTCGCATTCTCCCAAAATCTGATCAAAAACGGTCACGTCCTCAAAGCCGGCGTTCATGCCTTGCCCGTAAAAGGGAACGATCGCATGACAGGCATCACCCATCATCAACACCTTGCCGTGAGCGGTCCATGGAGAGCAACGCACGGTGCCCAAAGGCGGAACAGGATTACGCTGGTATTGCTCCAACAAATCGGGTATTTCATCAAAGACATCAGGGAACTCTTCCTTGAAGAAAGCCGTCACCTCTTCATCTGTGGTGATTTGCTCAAAGCTTTGTGGCGATTCCTTGCGGCGCATAAAAAGGGTCATGGTAAAACTACCATCCAGATTAGGAAGAGCGATCAACATAAAACCACCACGTGGCCAGATGTGCAGGGCATGTTTATCAATGCGCCAGCCGCCATCATCTGCCGGTGGCATGCGCAGTTCTTTATAAGCGTGTGGCAACCAGTCTGTAGTATAGGAAAAGAAGAACTCGCGCTGTCGCGCCATGGCCTGACGTACTTTAGAGCCGGCACCATCGGTACCCAGCAGAATATCGGGATGCCATTGTTTTACGGTTTCGGTTTCCGAGTCCTTGTATTCTACACTTCCTGTTTTTACATCTACCGACAGTACCTCGTCATTAAAGTCGATCTGGACCTTATCATATTCGTCGGCCTTATCTAACAAGAGTTTGTTGAGATCTTCCCTGGAAATGGAGTTGATGTAATCATCGTCACGACCGCTATAATTTGAGGTGATAACGGCGCCGTTTTTAGGATGGATCATGCGTGCCTTCATGGGTATGCACAGTTCTTTTACCTTATCGCCCAGACCCACCATTTTAAGGGCATTGAGTCCACGGTCTGACAGGGCAAGGTTGATGGACCTACCAGCGTCCACAATTTTGGTACGCATGTCGGGTCGTTTCTCTAAAATATTCACGGTGTAGCCGCGTTGGGCAAGACGCAATCCCAACAGAGCACCACAAAGACCTGCGCCGGTAATTAGGATATTGGTATTCGTATCAGATATTTTCATTCAAAAGTTCTAGGTGGCGGCTTAAAGTGCTGCGGCAAGGATCTGGACAAAATTCCAGCAATCCATATAGGAATTATAAAGAGGTACTGGGGCGACCCGTATCACGTCTGGCTCTCGCCAGTCTGCGATCACGCCTTTATCGCTTATGGTTTCAAAAAGGGACTTGTCAGCATCCTTTACAGCAAGTGATAACTGGCAGCCACGATCCTTAGGGTCTTTAGGTGTTATAATTTTAATGCGGTCGCCCTCAATGTTGTGGATGAGGTATTCCAGGTAATTAGTAAGTTGTTTTGATTTTGCCAATAGATTGTCAAATCCAGCCTCCATAAATAATTCCATACTGGCGCGTATGGGCGCCATACTTAAAATAGGAGCGTTGGACTGTTGCCAGCCTTCAGCGCCGTAGATGGGATCGAACTTAGGCTTCATTAAAAAACGTTCTTCCTTGTTGTGTCCCCACCAGCCGGCAAATCGGTTGATCTGGTCATTGTCTGCATGCCGCTCGTGTACAAAGCAGCCGGCGATGCTTCCTGGACCAGAATTCATGTATTTGTAGGTGCACCATACGGCAAAATCTGCGCCGCTGTCGTGCAGTTTAAGGTCTACATTGCCAGCACCATGCGCACAGTCAAAACCTACCATCGCACCGTGGGAATGCCCTAATTCAGTGATTTTTTTGAGGTCAAAAAACTGACCCGTATAATAATTGATGGAGGCGATCATGACCAGCGCGATCTCATCACCATGATTTTTAAAGATCGTTTCCAGATCTTCCATCATTAAGGTGCTACTGCCAGGTCGTGGCTGCCATAGAATAATATCCTCGGCAGGATTGCCGCCGTGCCATTTGATCTGGGAATCTACCGCATAGGTATCGCTGGGAAAGGCATCTGCCTCCATCACGATTTTCCTGCGCTTGCCTGATGGTTTGTAAAAACTTACCATCATAAAATGCAGGTTGGGCGTCAAGGTATTCATGACAACGACCTCATGCGGTTTGGCGCCTACCACTTCAGCCATGGAATCTGTTAGGAATTCATGATAGCGCGTCCATGGAAAGGTTTTGTCAAAGTGGCCTTTTACGCCCAGCTGTGCCCAGTCATTCAGCTCATCGGCTACATATTCCACTGCTTTTTTAGGTTGTACTCCCAAAGAGTTGCCGCACAGATAAATACTTTCTGTACCGTCAACATGTTTTGGAATGGTAAAGCTTTCGCGAAAGCGAGCCAATTCATCTGCCTGGTCTAGTGATTGTGCAAATTCTTTTGTGGAGTTGT includes these proteins:
- a CDS encoding FAD-dependent oxidoreductase produces the protein MKISDTNTNILITGAGLCGALLGLRLAQRGYTVNILEKRPDMRTKIVDAGRSINLALSDRGLNALKMVGLGDKVKELCIPMKARMIHPKNGAVITSNYSGRDDDYINSISREDLNKLLLDKADEYDKVQIDFNDEVLSVDVKTGSVEYKDSETETVKQWHPDILLGTDGAGSKVRQAMARQREFFFSYTTDWLPHAYKELRMPPADDGGWRIDKHALHIWPRGGFMLIALPNLDGSFTMTLFMRRKESPQSFEQITTDEEVTAFFKEEFPDVFDEIPDLLEQYQRNPVPPLGTVRCSPWTAHGKVLMMGDACHAIVPFYGQGMNAGFEDVTVFDQILGECDDWEEAMKRFSVERKPDTDAIADLALDNFVEMRDSVSHPNFQTKRAIEMKLESAFAKAQYSSKYSLVTFPPEGMGYREAMKRGRAQDKAIIWLIDNDLIKVEDSAESLLAAINKKTEEVIWHRS
- the kynU gene encoding kynureninase, which codes for MTYNSTKEFAQSLDQADELARFRESFTIPKHVDGTESIYLCGNSLGVQPKKAVEYVADELNDWAQLGVKGHFDKTFPWTRYHEFLTDSMAEVVGAKPHEVVVMNTLTPNLHFMMVSFYKPSGKRRKIVMEADAFPSDTYAVDSQIKWHGGNPAEDIILWQPRPGSSTLMMEDLETIFKNHGDEIALVMIASINYYTGQFFDLKKITELGHSHGAMVGFDCAHGAGNVDLKLHDSGADFAVWCTYKYMNSGPGSIAGCFVHERHADNDQINRFAGWWGHNKEERFLMKPKFDPIYGAEGWQQSNAPILSMAPIRASMELFMEAGFDNLLAKSKQLTNYLEYLIHNIEGDRIKIITPKDPKDRGCQLSLAVKDADKSLFETISDKGVIADWREPDVIRVAPVPLYNSYMDCWNFVQILAAAL